A stretch of the Actinomycetota bacterium genome encodes the following:
- a CDS encoding replication-associated recombination protein A: protein MSAVNDDRAPTLFDPEAPLAVRMRPRTLEELAGQQHVVGEGTMLRALIDRDELRSAILWGPPGTGKTTIAHIVAARTSAPVEKLSAVSSGVADVRKVIEKARMQGRTVLFIDEIHRFNRSQQDALLGAVEDGVIVLIGATTENPFFEVNSPLVSRSLLFRLEPLTSDDIRSILRRAMAEPERGLKDVEADDEAIKWVATTCGGDARVALNALEAGAEKSLARGDGRIVLDDAKAAMEKRVVRYDKKGDRHYDVISAFIKSMRGSDPDAALWYLAEMLEAGEDARFIARRMIILASEDIGLADPQALVVAVAAAHALEHVGLPEAQLNLAQGVIYLSLAPKSNAVTRAIGAARAHVREVAAEVPAHLRDASYPGARRLGHGKGYKYPHDYPGGEVEQEYRPAETGGRRYYEPGD, encoded by the coding sequence GGCAGGTCAGCAGCATGTCGTAGGGGAGGGGACCATGCTGCGGGCCCTGATCGACCGCGACGAACTGCGGTCGGCGATCCTGTGGGGCCCTCCCGGCACCGGCAAGACGACGATCGCCCACATCGTGGCCGCTCGGACGTCGGCACCCGTCGAGAAGCTTTCAGCGGTTTCGTCCGGCGTGGCCGACGTGCGCAAGGTGATAGAGAAGGCGCGCATGCAGGGCCGGACGGTGCTTTTCATAGACGAGATCCACCGGTTCAACCGGTCGCAGCAGGACGCGCTCCTGGGAGCGGTCGAGGACGGCGTGATCGTCCTCATCGGGGCGACGACCGAGAACCCGTTCTTCGAGGTGAACTCGCCGCTGGTCTCACGCTCGCTTCTGTTCCGTCTGGAGCCACTGACCTCCGACGACATCAGGTCGATCCTGCGCCGGGCGATGGCCGAGCCGGAAAGGGGCCTGAAGGACGTCGAGGCGGACGACGAGGCCATCAAATGGGTCGCCACGACCTGCGGTGGGGATGCCCGGGTCGCGTTGAACGCTCTGGAGGCGGGGGCCGAGAAGTCCCTGGCCCGTGGCGACGGCCGCATAGTTCTGGACGACGCCAAGGCGGCCATGGAGAAACGGGTTGTCCGCTATGACAAAAAGGGCGACCGCCACTACGACGTCATCTCTGCCTTCATCAAGTCGATGCGCGGGTCGGACCCCGATGCCGCCCTGTGGTACCTCGCGGAGATGCTGGAGGCCGGGGAGGACGCCAGGTTCATCGCCAGGCGGATGATCATCTTGGCCTCCGAGGACATCGGCCTGGCCGACCCCCAGGCCCTGGTGGTTGCGGTTGCCGCGGCCCACGCGCTCGAGCACGTCGGGCTTCCGGAGGCCCAGCTGAACCTCGCGCAGGGGGTCATTTATCTCTCGCTGGCACCGAAGTCCAACGCCGTGACGCGTGCCATCGGGGCGGCCCGGGCTCACGTCCGGGAGGTGGCGGCGGAGGTCCCCGCCCACCTGCGAGACGCGAGCTACCCGGGGGCCCGCCGCCTGGGCCACGGCAAGGGCTACAAGTACCCGCACGACTATCCCGGGGGCGAGGTCGAGCAGGAGTATCGACCGGCGGAAACCGGGGGTCGGCGATACTACGAGCCCGGCGACTGA